Proteins encoded in a region of the Marinobacter arenosus genome:
- a CDS encoding glycosyltransferase family 2 protein, with amino-acid sequence MTKVAVVIPCYRVQKHICGVISSIGDEVQSIYVIDDACPEGSGDFVRDNVLDDRVTVVWHEENAGVGGAVLTGYAKALSEGADIVVKIDGDGQMDPSLINEFVAPIARGEADYTKGNRFYDLEKVSAMPKLRLFGNAVLSFMTKFSSGYWNIFDPTNGYTAIHKDLITHLPFSKISKRYFFETDMLFRLNTLRAVVVDIPMDARYEDEVSNLKISDIVGEFLRKHLRNFFKRIFYNYYLRDMSIASIELPVGILMIMFGIFYGVANWTVNSGVGVETSAGTVMLAALPIIIGLQLILAFLSFDMSSTPRRIVHRR; translated from the coding sequence ATGACAAAAGTCGCTGTAGTAATTCCTTGTTATAGAGTTCAAAAGCATATCTGTGGTGTTATCAGCTCAATTGGCGATGAGGTCCAGAGTATTTATGTTATAGATGATGCTTGCCCCGAAGGGTCTGGGGACTTTGTACGAGACAATGTACTTGATGATCGCGTCACAGTTGTCTGGCATGAAGAGAACGCTGGCGTTGGCGGCGCTGTACTGACAGGGTATGCGAAGGCCTTATCCGAAGGCGCTGATATCGTAGTGAAAATTGACGGTGATGGCCAAATGGATCCATCACTTATTAACGAATTCGTTGCTCCCATAGCTCGAGGCGAAGCTGACTACACCAAGGGAAACCGCTTTTATGATCTTGAGAAGGTCAGTGCGATGCCTAAGTTGCGTCTGTTTGGGAATGCTGTTCTCTCTTTTATGACAAAATTTTCTTCAGGTTATTGGAACATTTTTGACCCGACAAATGGATATACCGCGATTCATAAAGACCTGATTACGCATTTGCCTTTTTCTAAAATTAGTAAAAGGTACTTCTTTGAAACAGATATGCTCTTCCGTCTAAATACCTTGCGAGCGGTTGTTGTTGATATCCCTATGGACGCACGTTATGAAGACGAAGTTAGCAATTTAAAAATTTCAGATATTGTTGGTGAATTTCTTCGAAAGCATTTGAGAAATTTTTTCAAACGGATTTTTTATAATTATTATTTACGAGATATGTCCATAGCATCGATTGAGTTGCCTGTAGGGATTCTGATGATAATGTTTGGAATCTTTTATGGGGTTGCAAACTGGACAGTTAATTCAGGGGTTGGTGTGGAAACGTCTGCAGGTACTGTTATGCTCGCGGCGTTACCGATTATTATAGGGCTCCAGTTG